A region of Deltaproteobacteria bacterium DNA encodes the following proteins:
- a CDS encoding discoidin domain-containing protein — protein MGTPPSRCNTRPASHSFGPLALVALVALVALAALPLGACGSSPSPATDAAPSPVDAAPDTLPAWRPPVFPEVRVNALLGNRPKLHAGDPSRVILGSTGRRMFALDLRQRPGIVGDVNYIHEEGYAGSNLGTRLLELSLRRGADLAAFEPTGHLYWPDHTEVKWKLKDDASVTMTEQKFITEDDCVVDELSLTNGGATAAAFALRVEGALLARGEAGEGQLHGQATFFGVPAAFAGAGTGLAPVDAAYTAPVSRNADAFGYPKPTASYTFWGDSVWETVDGDLSQASRWTAYGSESAEDWLVLDLGAEHELDKVVIHYYDDSAIGGKIRPPASAQLALRGASGNWQTPADLATTPAAPAPGKNEYTFTKQLARYLRLTVRHQAGFSSGVTELEALPEVSRTRRALAGELSIPAGETRRVNLALCLGPDAAATRTRLAQVVAPAARPLDEHAARYEKWFQDHAPRFFAPDPFFERMWVYRWFVARFNLAEIGAGRLKHPAFFEGRQYYSRVIQFSTPHILDETRWLRDSRFAYGHLQNLVDNQYQGKDGRFDGQFPYLFTDRRSDFWFINWIAQAAWGLYQVHPRADFRTAFAPALERNVRGTARHHDADGDYLYKLGAEDIAFYATGMEYQPAFYWFAGDMNLAHEKYPDIERADFTSYLYGNARAMQEMAATFQNKASETEFKTLADRTREAVLKKMWRKEDTFFYDLLAATDEPALVKQIVGFFPFAFGVPPRDDPSYLALFDHLTNPKEFWTPYPVATISQDSSFFSQVVPGGCCHWNGPTWPFSNSLVLEALARAAKEHRGGEKLRRVFWELLKAFTLEMFENRELDKPEVSESMNGQSGTWKSTVVNYFHSKYNDLLIRHVGGLTPRADEKLELHPIPSDWAHFAFQGLRYHGKTLDILWDAPDGKDHYADGLEGFAVYVDGKLLFRHPKLAHVIFDPAGGKVTEVP, from the coding sequence ATGGGCACCCCTCCGTCTCGTTGCAACACGCGGCCGGCAAGCCACTCTTTCGGTCCCCTGGCCCTCGTCGCGCTCGTCGCGCTCGTCGCGCTCGCTGCGCTGCCGCTCGGCGCGTGCGGCAGTTCACCGTCGCCCGCCACCGACGCGGCCCCGAGTCCCGTCGACGCGGCCCCCGACACCCTCCCCGCCTGGCGCCCCCCGGTCTTTCCCGAGGTGCGCGTGAACGCCCTCCTCGGTAACCGGCCGAAGCTCCACGCGGGGGACCCGAGCCGCGTGATCCTCGGCTCCACCGGACGACGCATGTTCGCCCTCGATCTGCGCCAGCGGCCCGGCATCGTGGGCGACGTGAACTACATCCACGAGGAGGGCTACGCCGGCTCGAACCTGGGCACGCGGCTCCTCGAGCTATCGCTCCGCCGCGGGGCGGACCTCGCCGCGTTCGAGCCCACGGGGCACCTCTACTGGCCCGATCACACCGAGGTGAAATGGAAGCTGAAGGACGACGCGAGCGTCACGATGACGGAGCAGAAGTTCATCACCGAGGACGACTGCGTGGTGGACGAGCTCTCGCTGACCAACGGCGGCGCCACCGCCGCTGCGTTCGCGCTCCGGGTGGAGGGAGCGCTCCTCGCGCGCGGTGAAGCCGGCGAGGGACAGCTCCACGGGCAGGCCACCTTCTTCGGCGTGCCGGCAGCCTTCGCGGGGGCCGGCACGGGGCTCGCCCCCGTCGACGCGGCGTACACCGCACCCGTCTCCCGCAACGCGGACGCCTTCGGCTACCCGAAGCCCACCGCCTCGTACACCTTCTGGGGCGATTCGGTCTGGGAGACCGTCGACGGGGACCTCTCGCAGGCCTCGCGCTGGACAGCCTACGGTTCGGAGAGCGCCGAGGACTGGCTCGTGCTCGACCTCGGCGCGGAGCACGAGCTGGACAAGGTGGTGATCCACTACTACGACGACAGCGCGATCGGCGGAAAGATCCGCCCGCCGGCGAGCGCCCAGCTCGCGCTCCGCGGGGCGAGCGGCAACTGGCAGACCCCGGCCGACCTCGCCACGACCCCTGCGGCCCCCGCGCCGGGCAAAAACGAATACACGTTCACAAAACAGCTCGCGCGCTACCTGCGGCTCACCGTGCGGCATCAGGCGGGCTTCTCGAGCGGCGTGACCGAGCTCGAGGCCCTGCCCGAGGTCTCGCGCACCCGTCGCGCGCTGGCCGGCGAGCTCTCGATCCCCGCGGGAGAGACGCGCCGCGTGAACCTCGCTCTCTGCCTCGGCCCCGACGCCGCCGCGACGCGCACGCGCCTGGCCCAAGTCGTGGCCCCGGCGGCCAGGCCGCTCGACGAGCACGCCGCCCGCTACGAGAAGTGGTTCCAGGATCACGCGCCGCGCTTCTTCGCGCCGGATCCCTTCTTCGAGCGCATGTGGGTCTATCGCTGGTTCGTGGCGCGCTTCAACCTGGCCGAGATCGGGGCCGGCCGCCTGAAGCACCCCGCCTTCTTCGAGGGGAGGCAGTACTACTCGCGCGTGATCCAGTTCAGCACCCCGCACATCCTCGACGAGACGCGCTGGCTCCGGGACTCACGCTTCGCCTACGGCCACCTGCAGAACCTGGTGGATAACCAGTACCAGGGGAAGGACGGGCGCTTCGACGGCCAGTTCCCGTACCTCTTCACCGACCGGCGCTCGGACTTCTGGTTCATCAACTGGATCGCCCAGGCGGCCTGGGGCCTCTACCAGGTGCACCCGCGCGCCGACTTCCGCACGGCCTTCGCCCCGGCGCTCGAGCGCAACGTCCGCGGCACGGCCAGGCACCACGACGCCGATGGCGACTACCTCTACAAGCTGGGCGCGGAGGACATCGCCTTCTACGCCACGGGGATGGAGTACCAGCCGGCCTTCTACTGGTTCGCAGGGGACATGAACCTGGCGCACGAGAAGTACCCGGACATCGAACGCGCGGACTTCACGAGCTACCTCTACGGCAACGCCCGCGCCATGCAGGAAATGGCGGCCACGTTCCAGAACAAGGCCTCTGAAACCGAGTTCAAGACCCTCGCGGACCGCACGCGCGAGGCCGTGCTCAAGAAGATGTGGCGCAAGGAAGACACCTTCTTCTACGACCTCCTCGCCGCGACCGACGAGCCCGCGCTGGTGAAGCAGATCGTGGGCTTCTTCCCCTTCGCCTTCGGCGTGCCGCCGCGGGACGACCCGAGCTACCTCGCGCTCTTCGACCACCTGACGAACCCGAAGGAGTTCTGGACCCCCTACCCGGTGGCCACCATCTCGCAGGACTCGTCCTTCTTCTCGCAGGTCGTCCCGGGGGGGTGCTGCCACTGGAACGGCCCCACGTGGCCCTTCTCGAACAGCCTCGTGCTCGAGGCGCTCGCCCGCGCGGCGAAGGAGCACCGGGGAGGCGAGAAGCTGCGCCGCGTCTTCTGGGAGCTGCTCAAGGCCTTCACCCTGGAGATGTTCGAGAACCGCGAGCTCGACAAGCCGGAGGTCTCGGAGTCGATGAACGGCCAGTCGGGGACCTGGAAGTCCACCGTCGTGAACTACTTCCACTCCAAGTACAACGACCTCCTCATTCGCCACGTCGGCGGACTCACCCCCCGCGCGGACGAGAAGCTCGAGCTCCATCCCATTCCGTCGGACTGGGCGCACTTCGCGTTTCAAGGGCTGCGCTACCACGGCAAGACCCTCGACAT